DNA from Demetria terragena DSM 11295:
GCATACCGATCGGGCCGCTGATGGCCTCAGCCGGGGTGGGTGGCGTCGCGTTGGGATTCGGCGCGCAGAGCCTGGTCAAAGACTTCCTCTCAGGCATTTTCATGATTGTGGAAGACCAATACGGAGTCGGCGACATCATCGATACCGGTGAAGCGATCGGTGAAGTCGAAGAGGTCACCTTGCGGATCACCCGCCTGCGCGACGCGAACGGGGTCATCTGGTATGTCCGCAACGGCGAGATCATCCGCATCGGAAACCGCTCTCAAGGCTGGTCGATGGCGGTCATCGACGTTCCGGTCGCCTACACCGAGAGTGTCGAAAAAGTCACGTCCGTGCTGCGCGGCGTGGTGGAGCACATTCGTGACGAAGAACCTTGGGACAGCAGGGTTTTGGAGACTCCTGAAGTCGCCGGGGTGGAGAACGTTTCGGCCGGAGTGATGACCATGCGCATCTTTGCCAAGTGCGCCGCGAACGAGAACTTCTCGGTGACGCGAGAAATCCGCGAGCAGAGCAAGGAAGCTCTCGACGCGGCGGGCATCGCGGGGCCGCCGGTGACGGCGTACGGCCAGGGTGGCGCAACCCGCCCCTGACCGTGACTGAGAGGATCGCCCCGTGAGCAACAAGACGTTCTACGACGAGGTCGGCGGGCATGAGACCTTCGAGGCGCTCGTCCGCGAGTTCTACCGAGGGGTCTCTGAAGACGAGGCGCTGCGCGCGCTCTACCCCGAGGAAGACCTGGGCCCAGCCGAGCGCCGGCTGCGCATGTTCCTCGAGCAGTACTGGGGAGGCCCGACGACCTATTCGCAGGAGCGGGGTCACCCGAGGTTGCGCATGAGGCACATGCCGTTCACCGTCACGCCCGACATGCGAGATCGGTGGTTGCTGCACATGATGAATGCCGTGGACACCCTCGACCTGTCAGAAGCGCATGATGGCGCGCTGCGTGACTACCTGACCCGCGCGGCATACATGCTCGTGAACACGATGGATGACTCCAACCCCGCCTGAGCATTTCGCATCAACGACCGCGAGCCGTCACACTTTCCTGGTGACGAATCAGACCCAGGCCACTCACCCGGCTACCACCGCCAGCACCGAGATGACGACCATCCACGACGGGACGTCCCACCCCGACGCGTGGTGGCGCAAAGCCGTGATCTACCAGATCTATCCGCGTTCGTGGGCCGATGCCAATGGTGACGGCATCGGCGATCTGCCCGGCATCACCTCGCGCTTGCCCTACCTTCGGGATCTCGGCGTCGACGCCGTCTGGCTCTCCCCCTTCTACACCTCTCCCCAGGCCGATGCCGGGTACGACGTCGCCGATTATCGCGACATCGACCCCCTTTTCGGCACGCTCGACGACGCCAAGGACATGGTGGCGCGCGCGCACGAACTCGACCTGCGGGTCATCGTGGATCTCGTCCCCAACCACTCCTCGGATGAGCACGCATGGTTCCAGGCGGCGCTCGCCGCCGGGCCTGGCTCCCCCGAACGCGCCCGGTACATCTTCCGAGATGGCAAGGGTCCCGAAGGCAACGAGCCACCGAACAACTGGAAGGCCGTCTTCGGCGGGTCCGCCTGGACCCGCATCACCGAGGCTGACGGCAGCCCCGGCCAGTGGTATCTGCACCTGTTCGACCCCAAACAGCCAGACTTCGACTGGAATCACTCCGAGGTACGCGCAGAGTTCGAGTCTGTCCTGCACTTCTGGCTCGACCTGGGGGTCGACGGCTTCCGCGTCGATGTGGCTCACGGCCTGGTCAAAGAAGCCGGCCTGCCCGACTGGGAAGCCGAGCAGGAGTTGCTCGGCGGGACCGGACCCGACGACGGCCAGGGGCCCATGTGGGACCAGGATGGCGTGCACGAGATCTACGAAGCATGGCGCCGAATCCTGAACTCCTACAACACATCTGGCGACTCTTCTCAGGACCGCGTGATGTGCGCTGAGGCCTGGGTAAAGCCCGCGTCACGCGCGGCGCGCTATGTCCGTCAGACCGAGTTCCACCAGGCCTTCAACTTTGACTTCCTCGACACGACCTGGCGCGCGGCGGACCTGCGCGACGTCATCGAGACGTCTTACGCCGCCAATGACTCGGTCGGCGCCCCCACCACCTGGGTGCTGTCCAACCACGACGTGGTCCGCCATGCCACGCGGCTGGGTCTGCCCATCGACGCGCCGCGACCTAACGGCATCGGCGCCGAGGACGCGCAGCCGGATGCTGAGTTGGGATTGCGGCGCGCACGTGCCGCGACCGCCCTCATGCTGGCGCTGCCGGGTGGCTCCTACCTCTGGCAGGGCGAGGAACTCGGCCTGCCAGAGCACACGACCATGCCGGATGACGTCCGGCAGGACCCCACGTGGGAGCGCAGCGGCCACACTGTCAAGGGCCGCGATGGCTGCCGCGTCCCGATGCCCTGGGAGGCCGACAAGCCGTCACTGGGCTTCGGCCCGAGTGAGCAGACCTGGCTGCCGCAGCCTGAGTCATACGCCGCTCTCGCCGTTGACCAACAGACCGGCGACGAGACCTCAACACTGGAGCTTTATCGCACGATGCTTCGCCTGCGGCGGGAGCGTGCACTGGCCGGCGGCTCGTTGGCGATGGCGACCAACACGGGCGAGGTCGTGCAGGTGGACATCACCTCCGCGGCTGGCACGACCACCGTCATCACCAACCTTGGCGAGGGCCCGGTTGAGGTGCCCGAGGGTGCCACGGTGTTGTTGGCCTCAGGTCCACTCGACGCCAAGGGAGACGTACCAACCGACACCACGGTGTGGCTGGGCTGACTCAGAGGTCGACGTCCTGGTCTGGTCTACCGGACCAGGACGTGCCCGGCGTCGGTCGTCACGCGGAACCAGCGTCCGGCGCCGAATACCTGGGCCACGTCGCCGGTGAGAAACCCCAGGGCGTAGGCACCGAAGGCCACCCCCGCCGGCAACCCGTCGGCCCCACCGGAGGCGTGAAGCGATCGATTCCATACCCGGTGACGCAGCGATTCGACGGCCGCGGCACCGGATCCCTCTGGTGCGCCTGAGGCGACCTCGGCGATTCCGGCATGGGCTGCATCCCGGATCTGCTCAACAGGAACTCCCCCAAGGGGGGACCAGCCCGACTGTGGTGGAGAGATGGCCGCCCAGGTCGTCTGACGAGTCATGGGAGGGACCGGAAGCACAGATGAGGTCGTCCCCATCCGCGCTAGCCGGTCAGTCACGGCGGACAAGGGAACCACCTCGTCGACCTCAGCGGGCTCGGCGAGTGCGAGCACGCGCAGGCCCAGCACCGTCCCCTCCCCCGTCAGGCCCCGGCCTTTGAGCACACCGACCCATACCGCGAGCGTGGAGCCCCGCGCTTGGAGGCGTACGGCCCCGTCGTCCTCGATCGTGCGCGCCCTGCCGAGGTAGGTCGCCAGATCGGCAGTGGTTGAGTTGTCTGCCAACCGCAGCTCCGAAGCGGTCACTGACGCTCCAGGGCGCGACGCTTCATCGGAACCGGCTCGCCCTTCACCGCTTCCAGGAGCGCTCGGTCTTCGGGGGTGATGCGGCGCGGGCGCTGGCTTTCCATGTCGAACGTGACCAGGGTCGATTCTGCCCGGGCATAGACCTCGGCGCCTTCATCGCGAGAGGACAGCACCTCGTAGGAGATGTCGAAGGATGCCCCGCTGATCTTTGTCACCCACGTCGCGATCACGATCGGCTCGCTGCGATAGCGCAACTGGGCGAGGTAGTCGATTTCTTGCCGAGCCACGAGCAGCGATGGCGTCGCGGACTGTCCATCACGTGCCGGAAACCAATCGCGCAAAGCGACGATCCGGGCTTCTTCCAGGAGCCTGGCGAATTGGACATTGTTGATATGGCGCAGGGCATCCATATCGGACCACCGCAGCGGCACGTCGGCGTAGTACGGGCGGGATGGCATAACGCCATCCTCGCAGTCTCGGATTCAACCCGTCGCTAGAGTCCTCACTGTGACATCTGATGACTCCACCGAGGCACCCGATCCCGTCGTCGACTTGCTCGACACCCTCGACCTGCAGCCTGCCGGGCGCGCCAGTGTCCACGTCGAGTCGCCTGACGACTCCCCCGAGTTGGACCTGGGCTCTGGGCGCGTCGATGTGTTCGAAGGCCGCAGCCAACCCATGCCACACGGGCGGGTTTTTGGCGGTCAGGTGCTCGCCCAATGCCTCGTCGCCGCCGGCCGTACGGTCGCCGACGGACCGGCAGAGAATGCCCGCAGCGTTCATTCGATGCACGGCTACTTCCTGCGCCCCGGCGATTCGACGCAGCCCATCCGGTTCGCCGTGGAGCGGATGCGTGATGGTCGGTCTTTCTCCGCCCGCCGTGTTCACGCCCTTCAGGATGGCAAAGTCATCATGTCGGTCATCTTGTCCTTCCAGGACGAGGCCAGCGGCCTGGACCACCAAGCGGTCATGCCGGCCGCGCCCAATCCCGAGCGCCTACCGACGACCGCGCAAGACATCGGCGACATCGACCACCCGATCGCCCAGCACTGGGCCTACCGTCGCGCCGTCGACATCCGACACGTCGAGAACCCGATCTACATCGAGCCGGGTGCGCAGGCAGCAGCCAATCAGAACGTCTGGATGAAGGTCCGTGACCGGATGCCCGACGACCCGCTGTTGCATGCTGCCGCGCTGGCCTATGGCTCGGACTACACGTTGCTGGAATCCGCACTGCGCCGGCACCGGTTGGCCTGGTCTGATCCGCGTCTTCGTGCCGCGAGCCTGGACCACGCAATGTGGTTCCACCGGCCGGTCCGCGCCGACGAATGGGTTCTCTACCAACAGGATTCGCCGTCCGCATCAGGCGGCCGCGGGCTGGGCATGGGCAAGATGTTCGCCGCCGATGGCACGCTGGTCGCCACCGTCGCCCAGGAGGGCATGCTGCGAGTCAAGGAATGATGATGAACTCGGCTTCGACCGCGACCCTATTGTCCCAATGGCGCGCCGAAGAAGGCGAGCAACCGGGCGGCTGGGACTTCTCTCAACTTGCCGACAGGATGTCGACCGATCCGCCGCCGTGGGATCTCGACGCCGAATACCGCTGGGCATTGCGTGGGGCGACCCGTGTCTTGGACATGGGAACCGGCGGCGGCGAGCACCTCCTGGAGTTCACGGACGGGCTACCAACAGACGTCACCGCGACCGAGGGCTGGGAGCCCAATGTCCTGATCGCGCAGAAGGCATTGGAGCCACACGGGATTCGCGTGGTTGCCTTCGGCGCCTCAGATGACGACCCGGACGCTGATGCGATGCCGTTTCCAGATGAGCGGTTCGACCTGGTGCTCAACCGTCACGAGTCGTACGGCCCCCACGAGGTCGCGCGCGTGCTTGCTTCGGGCGGGGTCTTCCTCACCCAGCAGGTCGGTAGTGGTGAGCTTGCCGAGCTGCATGACCTCACCGAAGAGGCACCTGCCGACCTAGACGTATCCCACGAGCGGTTCGTGCGCGAGATCGAGTCCGCGGGGCTGACTGTTGAGGCCGGCGCCTCCTCCGAGGGCTTCTATCGGTTCACCGACATCGCGGCGCTTGTCGCGTACTTGCGCTGCGTACCGTGGGAGGTACCTGATGACTTCAGTGTCGACCGCTACGCGGACGCACTTTTGACCTTGCACGAACGGGCCGCTGGCGGCCCGATTCTGCTTCGTCGACGACGGTTCTGGCTGCGCGCCCGCAAGCCGTGAGCCTGACTGAAAACCACACACTCACCTAGAAAGTGCCGCGATGCCGCTCGATCTGCCCCTGACGCCGGTAACCCTGACTGGGCGGCTGGTCCGCCTGGAGCCGATGTCGCTCGACCACCTGCCCGGGCTGCAAGAAGCCAGCGCCGACGGCGAGATGTGGAACCGGTGGTACACCAGTGTTGCTCGGCCGCAGGACATGGAAGCTCAGGTCCGCGACCGCCTGTCTATGCAGGACCAGGGCACCATGGTGCCATTCACCGCGCTCCGCCAATCCGACGATCAGGTTCTCGGTGTCACCACCTTCTACGACATCGACCCAAAGGTCCCGCGCCTGTCGATCGGCTACACCTGGAACCGCGCCTCGACCCACGGCACCGGAACCAATCCAGAGTCCAAACTGCTCCTCCTCACCCACGCCTTCGAGACACTCGGCGCTCAATGCGTGCGATTCGAGACCAGTTGGTCAAACCAGCAGTCGCGCCAGGCGATTGAGCGCTTGGGCGCCCGCTGCGACGGCGTCCTACGCGCCGATCGACTCGAGCGAACCGGCGACCTGCGCGACACCGTCGTCTATTCGATTCTGGCTCACGAATGGCCTTCTGCCCGAACCGGTTTGGAGCATCGTCTTGAGCGCCGTTGACCTATTTGATGGCTCCCTGGGTCACGCCGGACATCACCCAACGCTGCGCAAAGAGGTAGACGATCAGCGTCGGCGCCATCGCCATGAGGTAGGAGGCGAAGGCCACGTTGTAGTTGATGCTTAGCTCGTTCTGGAAGAGTTGCTGCACCACGGGCAGGGACTGCATCGACGGGTCGGCGGTGATGATCGCGGGCATCATGTAGTCGTTCCAGGAGGCGAGGAAGGCAAAGATGCCGACCGTTGCGTTCATTGGAGCCAACAACGGGAAAATCAACCGCCAGAACGTCTGCCACGTCGAGCAGCCGTCAATCCGCGCACTCTCCTCCAGCTCGTACGGCACCGATCGCAGGAACGCCGTATAAAGCAGGATGTTGAAACTCATGCCGAAGAGCACGTGGAGCAACCCCACGCCGACTGGGCCATCGAGCCCGAGGACGGCGGTCAACTTCACCTGTGGCAGCGCCACCACTGGGAACGGGATGAACATCGCGGCCAGGAGATAGAAGTAGGAATAGCGGAAGACCTTGCGGTCCCAGTTGCGCACGATCGCGTACGCAGCCATCGAGCAAACGACCAGGGCGCCGACCACCGAAACCACGGCGATAAGGATCGAAATCGTCGCAGCCCGAGGGATATCCGTGAGTTCCCAGGCGCGGGCGAAGTTGTCGAAGTT
Protein-coding regions in this window:
- a CDS encoding mechanosensitive ion channel family protein, encoding MSPTHLPLLTAADDSGLTWEKTTDWFLGAPARILVIIVIAIAARWLIHRAIRRVVHQMERPADGGSRATRVLREAAGLDALRRRQRAATTGTVLKSTTTIVISAIAIITILGAVGIPIGPLMASAGVGGVALGFGAQSLVKDFLSGIFMIVEDQYGVGDIIDTGEAIGEVEEVTLRITRLRDANGVIWYVRNGEIIRIGNRSQGWSMAVIDVPVAYTESVEKVTSVLRGVVEHIRDEEPWDSRVLETPEVAGVENVSAGVMTMRIFAKCAANENFSVTREIREQSKEALDAAGIAGPPVTAYGQGGATRP
- a CDS encoding globin; amino-acid sequence: MSNKTFYDEVGGHETFEALVREFYRGVSEDEALRALYPEEDLGPAERRLRMFLEQYWGGPTTYSQERGHPRLRMRHMPFTVTPDMRDRWLLHMMNAVDTLDLSEAHDGALRDYLTRAAYMLVNTMDDSNPA
- a CDS encoding glycoside hydrolase family 13 protein, producing MTTIHDGTSHPDAWWRKAVIYQIYPRSWADANGDGIGDLPGITSRLPYLRDLGVDAVWLSPFYTSPQADAGYDVADYRDIDPLFGTLDDAKDMVARAHELDLRVIVDLVPNHSSDEHAWFQAALAAGPGSPERARYIFRDGKGPEGNEPPNNWKAVFGGSAWTRITEADGSPGQWYLHLFDPKQPDFDWNHSEVRAEFESVLHFWLDLGVDGFRVDVAHGLVKEAGLPDWEAEQELLGGTGPDDGQGPMWDQDGVHEIYEAWRRILNSYNTSGDSSQDRVMCAEAWVKPASRAARYVRQTEFHQAFNFDFLDTTWRAADLRDVIETSYAANDSVGAPTTWVLSNHDVVRHATRLGLPIDAPRPNGIGAEDAQPDAELGLRRARAATALMLALPGGSYLWQGEELGLPEHTTMPDDVRQDPTWERSGHTVKGRDGCRVPMPWEADKPSLGFGPSEQTWLPQPESYAALAVDQQTGDETSTLELYRTMLRLRRERALAGGSLAMATNTGEVVQVDITSAAGTTTVITNLGEGPVEVPEGATVLLASGPLDAKGDVPTDTTVWLG
- a CDS encoding acyl-CoA thioesterase gives rise to the protein MPSRPYYADVPLRWSDMDALRHINNVQFARLLEEARIVALRDWFPARDGQSATPSLLVARQEIDYLAQLRYRSEPIVIATWVTKISGASFDISYEVLSSRDEGAEVYARAESTLVTFDMESQRPRRITPEDRALLEAVKGEPVPMKRRALERQ
- a CDS encoding acyl-CoA thioesterase, yielding MTSDDSTEAPDPVVDLLDTLDLQPAGRASVHVESPDDSPELDLGSGRVDVFEGRSQPMPHGRVFGGQVLAQCLVAAGRTVADGPAENARSVHSMHGYFLRPGDSTQPIRFAVERMRDGRSFSARRVHALQDGKVIMSVILSFQDEASGLDHQAVMPAAPNPERLPTTAQDIGDIDHPIAQHWAYRRAVDIRHVENPIYIEPGAQAAANQNVWMKVRDRMPDDPLLHAAALAYGSDYTLLESALRRHRLAWSDPRLRAASLDHAMWFHRPVRADEWVLYQQDSPSASGGRGLGMGKMFAADGTLVATVAQEGMLRVKE
- a CDS encoding class I SAM-dependent methyltransferase, with amino-acid sequence MNSASTATLLSQWRAEEGEQPGGWDFSQLADRMSTDPPPWDLDAEYRWALRGATRVLDMGTGGGEHLLEFTDGLPTDVTATEGWEPNVLIAQKALEPHGIRVVAFGASDDDPDADAMPFPDERFDLVLNRHESYGPHEVARVLASGGVFLTQQVGSGELAELHDLTEEAPADLDVSHERFVREIESAGLTVEAGASSEGFYRFTDIAALVAYLRCVPWEVPDDFSVDRYADALLTLHERAAGGPILLRRRRFWLRARKP
- a CDS encoding GNAT family N-acetyltransferase — protein: MPLDLPLTPVTLTGRLVRLEPMSLDHLPGLQEASADGEMWNRWYTSVARPQDMEAQVRDRLSMQDQGTMVPFTALRQSDDQVLGVTTFYDIDPKVPRLSIGYTWNRASTHGTGTNPESKLLLLTHAFETLGAQCVRFETSWSNQQSRQAIERLGARCDGVLRADRLERTGDLRDTVVYSILAHEWPSARTGLEHRLERR
- a CDS encoding carbohydrate ABC transporter permease, translated to MSHVDQSAPPTVTPTKRRVPATRERSNWKVTLLLVACSLTVLLPLYLAVSMSLKTDAEARTGSGFSLPGSLNFDNFARAWELTDIPRAATISILIAVVSVVGALVVCSMAAYAIVRNWDRKVFRYSYFYLLAAMFIPFPVVALPQVKLTAVLGLDGPVGVGLLHVLFGMSFNILLYTAFLRSVPYELEESARIDGCSTWQTFWRLIFPLLAPMNATVGIFAFLASWNDYMMPAIITADPSMQSLPVVQQLFQNELSINYNVAFASYLMAMAPTLIVYLFAQRWVMSGVTQGAIK